The region TACCCCTTTCGTTTCCATAGCCACTTTCACCAAGTCGGCTTCCACCAACTGATGGAGTTGCAGGCGGGCCCCTTCGCCCGTCATGCCCAGTTCCTGTGCCAGTCCCGGAATGGTCATCGCGCCACGTGTCTTCAATAAAAGCAGGATCTGTTCGGTTCGCATCGGAAAAAAATCAATATTACAAGTAACCACTTGTTTAATTATTCGTAAATAGCGGTAACAAGGTTTTGAAATCCTTTTTTCTAACTTAAAATATACAAGATTATGGCTTTTGAATTGCCCTCCCTCCCCTATGCGTACGATGCACTCGAACCCCACATCGACGCTAAAACCATGGAAATTCACCACACCAAGCACCACGGCGGCTACACCACGAAGCTGAACGGTGCGTTGGAAGGAACCGACGGTGCCTCGAAATCGATCGAAGACATCCTGAAAAATATTTCGCAGTACTCAGGTGCGGTGCGCAACAACGGCGGTGGCTACTACAACCACGCGTTGTTCTGGCCGACCCTTTCGCCCAACGGCGGAGGTCAGCCCAGCGGTAAACTCGCCGACGCCATCAACGCGGCCTTCGGCTCGTTCGACGAGTTCAAAAAGAAATTTGACGACGCCGCCGCTACCCGTTTCGGGTCCGGCTGGGCGTGGCTGATCGTGGACGGCAGCGGCAAACTGGCCGTGACGTCGACGGCGAACCAGGACAATCCGCTGATGGACATCGCCGAGACCAAAGGCACACCGATCCTGGGACTGGACGTGTGGGAACACGCCTATTACCTGAACTACCAGAACCGTCGCCCCGATTACATCAGCGCGTTCTGGAACATCGTTAACTGGGATCAGGTCACGAAGAACTACGAAGCCGCCCTTTAATCTGTAGGCGAATCGCATTATACAAAGGCGGCGGTAGCTTTCTGCGGAAAGTGATCGCCGCTTTTTTCATATCTGTGTCTTGCCGACGGCCGTGCCCAGCTTATCCAGCAAAAATTCCGGGAATCGTGCTGATGGTGAGCGACTTATTCGGGGGTGTAACCAATCCTCCTTTTTTCAATTGAAAAGCGGCTCGTTTGTCTGCATCTTCCCGTTTCACTAAATCACGTTTGACGCATGACAGACAAAGAGAAATTATACGAGACCCTGGGCGAGTTGATGTTTGCGGTGGCCATGGCCGACGGTATGATTCAAGACGCCGAAATGAAGACCATGCACCAGATTCTCGACCGCCACCCCTGGGCTTCTACCATCCGATGGTCGTTCGACTACGAGCGGGCCAAACAGAGTTCGGTGGAAGAAAATTACCAGAAAGCGATTGCGGTGTGCCATCGTCACGGACCGGCACCAGAGTATCATGAGTTTATCGACGTGATGCAGAAAATTGCCGAAGCGAACGGCACGGTAGCCCCGGAAGAAGCGCACCTCATCCAGTCGTTTTCTCACGACCTGACCGAACGTTTTCGGAGAGACTTGGAGCGATTCCTCTAACCTATCATCAGAAAGAAGCCTGAAAAAGGCTTCTTCTTTTTCATACCCTTCACGCCGCCGGATGGCCACCTCGCGTGGCGTCCACAGCAAAAACCTTCTTGAACGCGGCAGCGTTGTTCAGAAGCAATCCAATTTTTTAAGATACCATGCGCAGTTTCAAAAAAATACACGACGCCGAATACCGGCCCATTGCCGATTTGGTCACCTACTCGCCCCTCCCGACCATGTCGCTGGAAATGATCGACCCTTTTCTGTTTCTGAACCACCACGGTCCGCAGACCTACCCGTCGCACAACCGGGGACTTCCGTTCGGACCGCACCCGCACCGGGGCATGGAAACCGTCACCTTCATCCTCGACGGAGACATCATGCACAAAGATTCCGGGGGCCACGAGAGTGTGATCAACGCTGGGGGCGTCCAGTGGATGACGGCCGGGAAAGGGCTGATCCACGCGGAAGTCTCGTCCGATCAGTTCAAAAAACAGGGCGGTCCGCTGGAGATTCTGCAACTGTGGTTGAACCTGCCGGCCAAGCTCAAAATGGTGAAGCCGCGCTACATTGGCCTGCAAGCCGACCAGATTCCCCACATTCCGCTGGCCAACGGAAGCATTACCCTGAACTTGGTCGCCGGGGCATGGGAAGGCCAGGTCGGCGCGTTCGATCCGACCACGGAGCTGTTCCTCAGCACCATCGATTTTAAGAAGCTTTCGGAACTTACGCTCCGGGTCCCGACCGACCACAACGTCTTTTTCTACGTGATCCGCGGGAAACTCCTGGTGAACCAGCAAAACGTAGAGGCCTGCCAGCTCGTCGAGTTCGAGAACGATGCGGAAGAAATCCACGTGCAGGCACTGGACGAAAGCATCCTCCTGTTCGGGCACGCCCGCCCCTTCAACGAACCCGTCGTCGCACAGGGACCCTTCGTGATGAACACGGAAGCGGAAATCATGGAAGCGTATCAGGACTACCGGCAGGGAAAATTCGGCACGTGGCAGTAGGAGGAAGGTGTGAAGTGGTGGTGAGGTGAGGTGGCGAATTTCATTACGAATTGCACAGTATACATTACGCCCTCTCTCCTTCAGTTGATAGCCGGGACGCGTAGTCCGGGATGCGTCGGCTGAAGTCAGTAGAGTTATTACTTTTAAGACTACCTCAATCACCGTAATTCACCTCCACTCAACTCGTTCTAAACCACTTACGCTCTCAACGGATGGCCTTTTTGCTGGAGAATGACATCATCGGACTTCGTGAGGCGGAGCCGTCCGAGCTGGATTGGCTGATGATGTGGGGAGAGCACCCGGATAACCGACCGTTTGTGCTGCCCTACGACCGCCCCCGGTGGGAGCAGGCGCTGCATGCCCCCGATGAATTGCTGGTGATGATCGTGCAGAAGGCTACCGGACAGGCCGTAGGCTTCGTGTTGCTGGCAGGCCTTACCAATTCCCACCGCGCGTTGGAGTTGCGGCGCGTCATTATCGCGGAGAAAGGGCTGGGCGTGGGAAGGCAGGTGATTCGCCTCCTCAAAACCTACTGCTTCGAAATCCTCCGGTTTCACCGCTTCTGGCTCGACGTGTATCCGTTCAACGAGCGGGCACTCCACTTGTACCGCACCGAAGGTTTTCAGTGGGAAGGCACCCTGCGGGACAGCATCCTCCGGGACGGGCAGTATTTCTCACTGCACGTATTTTCGATGTTGGCGACGGAATATGTACTGTAAAATAAATTTACACGCGCTTTGCGATCTGCCGTTCTTGCTGCAACGCCAACAGTGCCGCTCTGGCTTCAGGAACGAGATCAGTCGCCAGTCGCCGTTCGATTTCCTGATCCGACAAGTGCTCAAATCTCGCTTTAAAAACCTGAGTCTGGTACTGTTTCTGCTGCGTTGCTTCGTGAGGTGTACGGCCGAGGCTACTTTGGTACAACCGCAGCATTTTGTGGCGTCGTTTGCTCACCAGCAGGATTAACAATCCCAGCGAAAGCACTTGAATACCGGGCGCTACCAGTCCTGAGATACCGAATTGAAATACCACGTTGATGAAGTAGGCAAAGGAAACGAGGTTGAAGAGTCCCGGCAGCAACAAAAGCAAAAGTGCGATCAGTAACTTGGGGGGGTTAAGAAAAGCAGTCAGCGTTACGATTATCAGGCCAAGAAGTCCCAGGTAATCAGACAAATACAGTTGATACTGCAGTACCAAAGCCGCTGTGTACGTCAACAATGCGATCCCCCATAGGAATGCGAGTATACGCCATTCGAGCGTTAAGAAGTTTTTCATACGCCTTTTCAAGTTGATCACTGTCCCCCCTGCACAGACCGAAAGGCGTTAGGATACTGTAGTAAATCCAGGTTCCAGACGACGGGCAACAGCAGGTAGATCAGGGCGACGATGAGGAGCACGGAAGCGAGGTTTAGCCAGATGCCCGCGCGCACCATGTCCTGCATGCGGATGTGGCCGGAAGCAAACACGATGGCGTTGGGCGGCGTGGCGACCGGCAGCATGAACGCACACGACGACGCCACGCACGCACCGATCATCAGGCCGTAAGGATGTACGCCGATGGCCTGCGAGAGCGCCGCCATCACCGGCAGAATCATGGTGGCGGTAGCGACGTTGGAGGTAATCTCGGTCAGGAAGTTGACCATCAGGGTGACGGTCAGCAGGATCAACAGGAACGGAATGCCTTCCAGAACGGTCAGTCGGGTGCCGAGCCAGTCAGCCAGGCCGGTTTGCTGAAAACCGTCGGCAATGGCCAGTCCTCCGCCGAACAGCAGCAGAATGCCCCACGGCAGCGCGGACGCATCGCTCCAGTCCAGCAGCCGGTCCGAAGGGGTCGACGGGTCAGCAGCGTTTTTCGTGGAAGGCGCGGGAATCAGAAACAGGACACACGCCCCGCCGATGGCGATGACGGTATCGTTAATGCCAGGAAAAAGCTTCGCGAGCAGAAACGTACGGCTGATCCAGGCGGCCGCCATCCCCACAAATACCCAAAAGACGCGCCGCTCTTCCGGCGACATGGCCCCGAGGGCGGCTTTCTCACGTCGGATTTCCTGTCCGGCCTGCGCCAATCCCCGCTGCGCCAGGGGAAACGCCACCCGCACCAGGTACGCCCAACAGAACAGCAACAGCAGCGCCGCCAGCGGCATGCCGAACAGCAGCCACTGGGCAAAGGTGATTTCGACCCGAAAGAACCGCTGGACCATGCCCGCCAGGATGGCGTTGCCCGGCGTTCCGATGATGGTCCCCAGGCCGCCGATCGAAGCCCCGTAGGCAATGCCCAGCAGCAAGGCTCGCGCAAAGCGGCTCCCCTCCTCGCCCGATCCCCAGTAATTTTTCAACTGACTGATCACCGCCAGCCCGATGGGCGTCATCATCATGGCCGTCGCCGTATTCGAAATCCAGCACGACAGAAAGCCCGTCGCCAGCATGAAGCCCAGCACCACCCGCCGGGGCTGCGTGCCGACCGCGGACACGATGGTCAGGGCAATGCGCCGGTGCAGGTTCCACTTTTCCATCGCCAGGGCCAGCACAAATCCTCCCAGAAAGAGAAAGATGATGTCGTCGCCATAGGCCGAGGCCGTCGATCCTTTCGGGACCGCTTCGGTCAGGGGAAACAGCACCAGCGGCAGTAGCGACGTGGCGGGAATGGGGACGGGTTCGGTAATCCACCAGACGGCAATCCAGGCCGTGACGGCCAGCACGGCACGCGCCTCTTCCGTCATGCCTTCCGGATGCAGCCACAGCAGTACTCCAACAAATAAAAGCGGACCGAGAAGCAGGAAAAACGTGCGGCGAAGCGTAAGCGACATGGAAGGTGGTTAGCGGTTAGTTGCGTTTAAAGTTCAGCGCGTAAAGCAAGGGAACATCTGTGTAGTTACCACTTTGCGCCTGAACTTAAACTTTTTACGCTATATCCCCCACGCCATTCTCTTCTTCTGTGTTTCCCACACGTCGCTCAACTCAACGCCCTGTGCTTGGTTTCTGATCAAAAGCCGAAAACCTGCGGCAGCCAGAGGCTGATTTCCGGAATGTAGGTGACCAGCATCAGGGCGGCGATCATGGCCAGGAAGATCGGCAAGAGTGGTTTGATGACCTTGTCGATGCTGACGTTCGCGACGCTACACCCGATGAACAGCACCGACCCCACCGGCGGGGTGCACAGCCCGATGCAGAGGTTCAGCACCATCACGATGCCGAAGTGGACGGGGTTCATGCCCAGTTCCTGCACGACGGGCAAAAAGATCGGCGTGAAGATGAGTACGGCGGGCGTCATGTCCATGAAAATGCCGACGAAGAGCAGAATCAGGTTGATGATGAGCAGCACGACGATTTTGTTATCGCTCACGTTGAGCAGTACCTCCGTGACACTCTGCGGAATGTTTTCGTACGACATGGCCCACGACATGCCGATGGACGTGCCGATGAGCAGCATAACGATGGCCGTGGTCGAGACAGTTTCCAGCAGAATGGAAGGCAGGTCTTTCACTTTCACCTCACGGTAGATCAGCATCGACAGCACCAGCGTGTAGAGCACCGCCACGGCCGAGGCTTCGGTCGCCGTAAAGATGCCCGCCACAATGCCGCCGATCACCACGACCAACAGCAGCAGACTCGGTAGTGCTTCCAGGAATTTGCGCGCGGCGTAACCCAGAGAAAAGCGGTCGCCCACCGGGAATTTTTTGCGGTAGGCCCAGATGCCCGCCACGATCATAATGAACAACCCCGCCAGAATCCCGGGCACATACCCCGCCAGAAACAGGGCCGCGATGGACACCCCGCCGCTTGCCAGCGAGTAGACGATCAGCACGTTGCTGGGCGGAATCACCAGTCCGGTTGTGGCCGACGTCACGTTGACGGCCGCGCTGAACTGCGGCGAATATCCTTCTTTCACCATCCGGCTGTTCATAAAGCCACCGATGGCCGAGGCCGCCGCCGCTGCCGAACCTGAAATGGCGCCGAACAGCATACAGGCCAGGATGTTCACGTAGGCCAACCCGCCCGGAAACATGCCCACCAGCGACTTGGCAAAGTCGATCAGGCGGGCCGCAATGCCCCCCCGGTTCATCAGTTGCCCCGCCAGGACAAAAAACGGAATCGCCAGCAGCGCAAAACTGTCCAGCCCGGTCGCCATCCGCTGCGCCAACGTCGTGAAAGCGGGCAGCGAATCGATGCTGACCAGCAACGTGAGCATGGTGGAAACGCCGATGCTGAACGCGACGGGCACACCGATGGCCAGAAGAATGACGAAACTGACAACAAGCACAAAAATTTCCATGTGGGGATTGGGATTTGGGTAATGGGGTAATGTATGGTTAGATCCGCCTTCTCCGAGGGGATCTAGATGCGATAATATCCATCAGAGCAGTTCGCCGCGCTCTTTCAGATAGGCGAAAATCTTTTTGTCTACGTGCGAAACCAGGTCGAGGTCGGCGTAAGTCAACCACCGCAACTCTTCAATTTCGTTGCTGGCGGCCAGCTCGCCTTCGTACTGCGCCCGGTAACAGGTCATTTTCACCATCACACCGACCGGCTTTCCGTCTGCCTGCGCGGTGAAGGTGCCCACGTAGTCGATGGTCGACGGGATCAGGGTAACGGTCAGTTCCTCTTGCACTTCGCGGATCAGCGTTTCTTCGTCCGTCTCGTCGGCATCACGCTTGCCGCCGGGAATGTAAAATTTCGCCTTTCCCCGGGAGCGCGTGCCCAGAATTTGCCCGTCCTTCAGGTAGAGGTAAGCGATTTTGTCAATTTCTTGTGTCATGTCACCGAACGGGTTCCGGGTCATCGTCCAGCATGTCGCCCTGGTGCTCTGCCGGGAAGGCCGCTTCCATCAGACTGACCACGCTGTAATAAATAATGAGCAGACCACTGAGGGGCAACACGGCATAGACGTAGCCCAACGGTACGCCCAACGCGGGCGAGTGCTGATCGAGGTACAGGGTGATGTAGACGAGGTTGATGCCGCCGATCACCATGACCAGCAGTGCGAATACAATGACGATGGAGTTGATGATGAGGCTCAGGCGACGCTTCCCGGCCGGTGAGGCTTTTTGCGGGACGATGTCGATGGCCAGGTGCATGCGCTGTCCGGCGGCGTAGGCGGCCCCCAGCGTACCCACCCAGATCAGCAGGTAGCGGGCCAGTTCATCGG is a window of Catalinimonas alkaloidigena DNA encoding:
- a CDS encoding TRAP transporter large permease — its product is MEIFVLVVSFVILLAIGVPVAFSIGVSTMLTLLVSIDSLPAFTTLAQRMATGLDSFALLAIPFFVLAGQLMNRGGIAARLIDFAKSLVGMFPGGLAYVNILACMLFGAISGSAAAAASAIGGFMNSRMVKEGYSPQFSAAVNVTSATTGLVIPPSNVLIVYSLASGGVSIAALFLAGYVPGILAGLFIMIVAGIWAYRKKFPVGDRFSLGYAARKFLEALPSLLLLVVVIGGIVAGIFTATEASAVAVLYTLVLSMLIYREVKVKDLPSILLETVSTTAIVMLLIGTSIGMSWAMSYENIPQSVTEVLLNVSDNKIVVLLIINLILLFVGIFMDMTPAVLIFTPIFLPVVQELGMNPVHFGIVMVLNLCIGLCTPPVGSVLFIGCSVANVSIDKVIKPLLPIFLAMIAALMLVTYIPEISLWLPQVFGF
- a CDS encoding pirin family protein → MRSFKKIHDAEYRPIADLVTYSPLPTMSLEMIDPFLFLNHHGPQTYPSHNRGLPFGPHPHRGMETVTFILDGDIMHKDSGGHESVINAGGVQWMTAGKGLIHAEVSSDQFKKQGGPLEILQLWLNLPAKLKMVKPRYIGLQADQIPHIPLANGSITLNLVAGAWEGQVGAFDPTTELFLSTIDFKKLSELTLRVPTDHNVFFYVIRGKLLVNQQNVEACQLVEFENDAEEIHVQALDESILLFGHARPFNEPVVAQGPFVMNTEAEIMEAYQDYRQGKFGTWQ
- a CDS encoding TerB family tellurite resistance protein, coding for MTDKEKLYETLGELMFAVAMADGMIQDAEMKTMHQILDRHPWASTIRWSFDYERAKQSSVEENYQKAIAVCHRHGPAPEYHEFIDVMQKIAEANGTVAPEEAHLIQSFSHDLTERFRRDLERFL
- a CDS encoding NUDIX hydrolase, translated to MTQEIDKIAYLYLKDGQILGTRSRGKAKFYIPGGKRDADETDEETLIREVQEELTVTLIPSTIDYVGTFTAQADGKPVGVMVKMTCYRAQYEGELAASNEIEELRWLTYADLDLVSHVDKKIFAYLKERGELL
- a CDS encoding GNAT family N-acetyltransferase gives rise to the protein MAFLLENDIIGLREAEPSELDWLMMWGEHPDNRPFVLPYDRPRWEQALHAPDELLVMIVQKATGQAVGFVLLAGLTNSHRALELRRVIIAEKGLGVGRQVIRLLKTYCFEILRFHRFWLDVYPFNERALHLYRTEGFQWEGTLRDSILRDGQYFSLHVFSMLATEYVL
- a CDS encoding superoxide dismutase; translation: MAFELPSLPYAYDALEPHIDAKTMEIHHTKHHGGYTTKLNGALEGTDGASKSIEDILKNISQYSGAVRNNGGGYYNHALFWPTLSPNGGGQPSGKLADAINAAFGSFDEFKKKFDDAAATRFGSGWAWLIVDGSGKLAVTSTANQDNPLMDIAETKGTPILGLDVWEHAYYLNYQNRRPDYISAFWNIVNWDQVTKNYEAAL
- a CDS encoding TRAP transporter small permease; translation: MKFRRHVDRVLGIVLVILMATMTINVLWQVASRYVVGRPSAFTDELARYLLIWVGTLGAAYAAGQRMHLAIDIVPQKASPAGKRRLSLIINSIVIVFALLVMVIGGINLVYITLYLDQHSPALGVPLGYVYAVLPLSGLLIIYYSVVSLMEAAFPAEHQGDMLDDDPEPVR
- a CDS encoding SLC13 family permease; its protein translation is MSLTLRRTFFLLLGPLLFVGVLLWLHPEGMTEEARAVLAVTAWIAVWWITEPVPIPATSLLPLVLFPLTEAVPKGSTASAYGDDIIFLFLGGFVLALAMEKWNLHRRIALTIVSAVGTQPRRVVLGFMLATGFLSCWISNTATAMMMTPIGLAVISQLKNYWGSGEEGSRFARALLLGIAYGASIGGLGTIIGTPGNAILAGMVQRFFRVEITFAQWLLFGMPLAALLLLFCWAYLVRVAFPLAQRGLAQAGQEIRREKAALGAMSPEERRVFWVFVGMAAAWISRTFLLAKLFPGINDTVIAIGGACVLFLIPAPSTKNAADPSTPSDRLLDWSDASALPWGILLLFGGGLAIADGFQQTGLADWLGTRLTVLEGIPFLLILLTVTLMVNFLTEITSNVATATMILPVMAALSQAIGVHPYGLMIGACVASSCAFMLPVATPPNAIVFASGHIRMQDMVRAGIWLNLASVLLIVALIYLLLPVVWNLDLLQYPNAFRSVQGGQ